One genomic segment of Panicum virgatum strain AP13 chromosome 2N, P.virgatum_v5, whole genome shotgun sequence includes these proteins:
- the LOC120662365 gene encoding uncharacterized protein LOC120662365, with amino-acid sequence MEVVEGGGLLQQHGAMEIQRRGCRGFALMGRGSEGGGCSLGGRPLTICARQGGVPGAGSLGGLLLCLGETGKGGVVGLLALQGDGAGPFLGQAGGNLGLLEFPLPFPSPRISLCLRFLSPARASRRRGGAVRVAELAGHHRPAEPDAREPRELGEGADLDGHLPGAGHLVDGLRLAVVAAAAAFKLTLRRFCAPSEMNTSDSFIPMFGQGLQIRFYDSYCPDAEDIVRSTVEQYYDKDATVAPALLRLHFHDCFVQGCDARS; translated from the exons ATGGAGgttgtggagggcggcggcctcctgcAGCAGCATGGCGCCATGGAGATCCAGAGGCGCGGATGCAGGGGATTCGCCCTCATGGGGCGAGGGAGTgagggcggcggctgcagccttGGCGGCCGCCCGCTCACAATCTGCGCGCGCCAGGGCGGCGTCCCGGGCGCTGGTAGCCtaggcggcctcctcctctgcctcgGCGAGACGGGCAAGGGCGGCGTTGTAGGTCTTCTGGCGCTCCAAGGCGACGGCGCTGGCCCTTTCCTTGGCCAGGCGGGCGGCAATCTCGGCCTGCTGGAG ttccccctccccttcccctcaCCACGCATCTCCCTGTGCCTCCGGTTTCTTTCACCCGCTAGGGCGAGTCGGCGCCGCGGGGGAGCCGTCCGCGTAGCGGAGCTCGCCGGGCACCACCGCCCAGCCGAGCCGGACGCCCGTGAACCCCGCGAACTTGGAGAAGGAGCAGATCTCGATGGCCACCTCCCGGGCGCCGGGCACCTCGTAGATGGACTGCGGCTTGCTgttgttgccgccgccgccgccttcaaaCTGACCTTGCGCAGGTTCTGCGCTCCGTCCGAGATGAACACCTCAGACTCCTTTATCCCCATGTTTGG CCAAGGCCTGCAGATCAGATTCTACGACTCCTACTGTCCTGACGCCGAGGATATCGTGAGGTCGACCGTCGAGCAGTACTACGACAAGGATGCCACTGTTGCCCCAGCCCTGCTCAGACTCCATTTCCATGACTGCTTCGTTCAG GGGTGCGATGCTCGATCTTGA